Proteins encoded in a region of the Acidobacteriota bacterium genome:
- a CDS encoding acetoacetate decarboxylase family protein, producing the protein MSDLKPGQVQYLYRHAIGGFFEFPTENARKLIPPFMSPVEPHHGQSVLSVMAFDFSGSSVGEYGELVLSVPVAPRITRGQPMPRAAFFPFLVGTTTKASREHAIKLWHLPHFMDDIQIEFEVGAHEITVAAAHGGSKILDMRITDYEWEPVEHYYQAFEHDATGTYMATMAMNAQFSENEEERGSIEIYPHAFTAGLNPDGVNSTPFRELWMRDGRQTFDPLETIGPGGA; encoded by the coding sequence GTGAGCGATCTGAAGCCCGGACAGGTGCAATACCTTTACCGCCATGCCATCGGCGGGTTCTTCGAATTCCCCACTGAGAACGCGCGCAAGCTGATCCCGCCTTTCATGTCCCCCGTCGAGCCTCATCACGGCCAGAGCGTGTTGTCGGTCATGGCCTTCGACTTCAGCGGCAGCTCGGTGGGCGAATACGGCGAACTCGTGTTGTCTGTGCCGGTCGCGCCGCGGATTACCCGCGGCCAGCCGATGCCACGCGCGGCGTTTTTTCCATTCCTCGTCGGCACCACGACCAAGGCTTCACGTGAACACGCCATCAAGCTGTGGCACCTGCCGCACTTCATGGACGACATCCAGATTGAGTTCGAAGTCGGCGCGCACGAAATCACCGTGGCGGCCGCGCACGGCGGCAGCAAGATCCTGGACATGCGGATCACCGACTACGAATGGGAACCGGTGGAGCACTACTACCAGGCGTTTGAACACGACGCCACCGGCACCTACATGGCCACCATGGCGATGAACGCGCAGTTCAGCGAAAACGAGGAAGAGCGTGGGTCGATCGAGATCTACCCGCACGCCTTCACCGCCGGGCTCAACCCGGACGGCGTGAACAGCACACCGTTTCGCGAGTTGTGGATGCGTGACGGCCGCCAGACCTTCGATCCGCTCGAGACCATCGGCCCAGGCGGGGCCTGA
- a CDS encoding diacylglycerol kinase family lipid kinase — translation MSERVCVIVNPAAGRGRGARELPGVTAAFATVGITDIRTTQKREDEQAIARRAIDEGATTLVAVGGDGTWGNVANAILASGAGNGVRLALVAAGTGNDFAKTAGCPATDVEATARLVAEGAETRVDVGRIEDHFFLNITGFGFDVAVLEDILKIKWVKGEALYLYSALRQLTSYPGVEIDVASAAKQRGSSRHLMLVIANAKNFGGKFRIAPEASLTDGCLDAVAILDASTWRRVNLFGAVARGTHHTLSEVIIEQAPSFTVQFSGPPAYETDGEYRQAKTAELEIACVPGALRLVAPAPPQAPSQAPQE, via the coding sequence ATGTCCGAACGAGTCTGCGTCATCGTCAATCCGGCAGCCGGCCGGGGGCGAGGCGCCCGGGAACTGCCCGGCGTCACGGCCGCATTTGCGACCGTGGGGATCACCGACATTCGCACCACGCAGAAGCGTGAAGACGAACAGGCGATTGCCCGTCGCGCCATCGACGAAGGCGCCACCACCCTGGTGGCGGTCGGCGGTGACGGCACGTGGGGCAATGTGGCCAACGCCATCCTTGCCTCGGGTGCGGGCAATGGCGTGCGACTGGCGCTCGTCGCCGCAGGCACAGGCAACGACTTTGCAAAGACAGCCGGGTGCCCGGCCACTGACGTTGAGGCCACGGCCCGGCTCGTCGCTGAAGGCGCCGAGACCCGCGTGGATGTGGGTCGCATTGAAGATCACTTTTTCCTGAACATCACGGGCTTCGGCTTCGACGTGGCGGTGCTCGAAGATATTCTCAAGATCAAGTGGGTGAAGGGCGAGGCGCTGTATCTCTACTCGGCGCTGCGGCAGTTGACGTCCTACCCTGGCGTGGAGATCGACGTGGCGTCGGCGGCGAAGCAGCGCGGCTCTTCGCGGCATCTGATGCTGGTGATCGCCAATGCGAAGAATTTCGGCGGTAAGTTCCGCATCGCCCCAGAGGCATCGCTCACCGATGGCTGCCTCGACGCGGTGGCCATCCTCGACGCGTCCACGTGGCGCCGCGTGAACCTGTTTGGCGCCGTCGCGCGAGGCACCCATCACACGCTCAGTGAAGTCATCATCGAACAGGCGCCCTCGTTTACGGTTCAGTTCTCAGGGCCGCCTGCCTATGAAACCGACGGCGAATACCGCCAGGCGAAGACCGCCGAACTCGAAATCGCGTGTGTGCCTGGCGCACTGCGGCTGGTTGCGCCGGCGCCACCTCAGGCGCCGTCACAGGCGCCTCAAGAATGA
- a CDS encoding alcohol dehydrogenase catalytic domain-containing protein produces the protein MKAISFAAPIPTYLATQVAGRLSERWLVGPHACTRYADVATPDLPGQDWVRIRTVLGGICGSDLAIVALEASPSTSPFSSFPFVIGHENVGVIEACGTSVRGFGVGDRVTVNPLLCCEPRGITPSCAACAGGHHSRCDHFTDGAIAPGMFIGTTRALGGSWGEHFVAHQSQLVSVADGVSDTAAVMTEPFACCVHAVRGAMPEAGQHVLVIGAGTMGLLMVAALKALVPGCRVTALARHPFQARHAEQLGATRTVMARGDYLGELAESAGTRLLKPILGRPIGIGGFDAVFVCISSTRGVEDAMRFARAGATIVLLGNATTLRGLDWTPLWIKELTFRGTLAYGSHGHGGASINAFNEAAALIADGRAPLGGLVTHEFPLARYTDALQMARAKGSGESVKVAFRF, from the coding sequence ATGAAGGCCATCAGTTTCGCCGCGCCGATTCCGACGTATCTCGCCACACAAGTCGCCGGCAGACTCTCGGAACGCTGGCTCGTCGGACCTCACGCCTGCACGCGCTACGCCGACGTCGCCACCCCTGATTTGCCCGGCCAGGACTGGGTGCGCATTCGCACCGTACTCGGCGGCATCTGCGGCAGCGACCTCGCCATCGTCGCCCTCGAGGCGAGTCCGTCCACCTCGCCGTTTTCGAGTTTTCCGTTTGTGATCGGTCACGAAAACGTCGGGGTGATCGAAGCCTGCGGCACGAGCGTGCGTGGTTTTGGCGTTGGCGATCGCGTCACGGTGAATCCACTTCTGTGCTGCGAACCGAGGGGGATCACACCATCCTGTGCGGCCTGCGCGGGCGGGCACCATTCTCGCTGCGATCACTTTACCGACGGAGCGATTGCGCCCGGCATGTTCATCGGCACCACGCGGGCGCTCGGCGGCAGTTGGGGCGAGCACTTCGTGGCGCATCAGTCCCAGCTCGTCAGTGTGGCCGACGGGGTGAGCGACACCGCGGCCGTCATGACTGAGCCCTTTGCGTGTTGTGTGCATGCCGTCCGTGGCGCCATGCCGGAGGCCGGGCAACACGTGCTGGTGATTGGCGCCGGCACCATGGGCCTGCTGATGGTGGCCGCGCTCAAGGCCCTGGTGCCCGGCTGCCGGGTCACGGCGCTGGCGCGGCATCCCTTTCAGGCGCGCCATGCCGAGCAGCTGGGCGCGACCCGCACGGTGATGGCACGGGGCGACTACCTGGGCGAACTCGCGGAAAGTGCCGGCACGCGACTGCTCAAGCCCATCCTGGGTCGGCCCATCGGCATCGGCGGGTTTGATGCGGTGTTTGTGTGCATCAGCAGCACCCGCGGTGTGGAAGACGCGATGCGCTTCGCGCGGGCCGGCGCGACGATTGTTCTTCTTGGCAACGCGACCACACTGCGCGGCCTCGACTGGACGCCGCTGTGGATCAAGGAGCTCACGTTCCGCGGCACGCTGGCGTACGGGAGTCACGGCCACGGCGGCGCCAGCATCAACGCGTTCAACGAAGCCGCCGCGCTCATCGCCGACGGCCGCGCCCCCCTCGGCGGCCTTGTCACACACGAGTTCCCACTCGCCCGGTACACGGACGCGCTTCAAATGGCGCGCGCCAAAGGCTCAGGCGAAAGCGTCAAGGTCGCGTTCCGGTTTTAG
- a CDS encoding glutamine--tRNA ligase/YqeY domain fusion protein — protein sequence MTVPAEAARLDFIRDIVSADKAAGTNGGRVATRFPPEPNGYLHIGHAKSICLNFGVASDFAGACNLRFDDTNPETEETEYVDSIQADVRWLGFDWQDRLFYASDYFERLYACAVQLISDGKAYVDSLTAEEIREHRGTLREPGRESPHRNRPAAESLDLFARMRAGAFADGAHVLRAKIDMASPNVTMRDPILYRVRRAHHHRTGDAWCLYPMYDYAHPLSDAFERITHSLCTLEFEDHRPLYDWLIANVTGLDARPRQIEFARLNLTYTVMSKRKLMQLVTEGRVDGWDDPRMPTISGLRRRGFTPEAIRRFCEEIGVAKRENMIDVGLLEFCVREDLNARAPRAMAVLRPLKVVIENYPEGQTDTFEVASHPDNPAMGTRHVPFAREIFIERDDFMEEPAKKFFRLAPGREVRLRGAYLITCREAVKDAAGEIVELRCTYDPATRGGDAPDGRKVKGTLHWVSAAHAVDADVRLYDRLFTHETPGTGDADFLTQINPSAREVLTGCKLEPSLAEPAVGARFQFERLGYFCADKDTTAARPVFNRTVTLKDTWRG from the coding sequence ATGACCGTTCCCGCCGAGGCAGCGCGCCTCGATTTTATTCGCGACATTGTCTCTGCCGACAAGGCGGCCGGCACCAATGGCGGCCGCGTGGCCACCCGGTTTCCCCCGGAGCCCAACGGCTACCTGCACATCGGACACGCCAAGTCCATCTGCCTCAACTTCGGCGTGGCCAGCGACTTCGCGGGCGCCTGCAACCTCAGGTTTGACGACACGAACCCGGAGACGGAAGAGACCGAATACGTCGACTCAATCCAGGCGGATGTCCGGTGGCTCGGCTTCGACTGGCAGGACCGACTCTTCTACGCGTCCGACTACTTCGAACGGCTGTACGCGTGCGCGGTGCAGTTGATTTCGGACGGCAAGGCTTATGTGGACAGCCTGACTGCCGAGGAAATTCGGGAGCATCGGGGCACCCTGCGCGAGCCAGGGCGCGAGAGTCCGCATCGCAACCGGCCGGCGGCCGAGAGCCTGGACCTGTTTGCACGGATGCGGGCCGGGGCGTTTGCCGATGGGGCGCACGTGCTTCGCGCCAAGATCGACATGGCGTCGCCCAACGTCACCATGCGCGACCCGATTCTGTATCGCGTGCGTCGCGCCCATCATCACCGCACGGGCGATGCGTGGTGCCTGTACCCGATGTACGACTACGCGCATCCGTTGTCGGATGCGTTCGAACGCATCACCCACTCGCTGTGTACGCTCGAGTTTGAAGACCATCGCCCGCTCTACGACTGGTTGATTGCCAACGTCACCGGTCTGGACGCACGGCCGCGTCAAATTGAATTCGCCCGGCTGAACCTGACGTACACCGTCATGAGCAAGCGCAAGCTCATGCAGCTTGTGACCGAAGGGCGCGTGGACGGCTGGGATGACCCGCGCATGCCGACGATATCCGGCCTGCGACGTCGGGGCTTCACACCCGAGGCAATCCGGCGGTTTTGCGAGGAAATCGGCGTCGCGAAACGCGAGAACATGATCGACGTCGGACTGCTGGAGTTCTGCGTCCGTGAAGATCTGAACGCGCGCGCGCCTCGGGCGATGGCCGTGCTGCGGCCGCTCAAGGTCGTTATCGAAAATTATCCCGAAGGGCAGACCGACACGTTCGAAGTGGCCAGTCACCCCGACAATCCGGCGATGGGCACCAGACATGTGCCCTTCGCGCGCGAGATCTTCATCGAGCGCGACGACTTCATGGAAGAACCGGCGAAGAAGTTCTTCCGGCTCGCGCCAGGCCGGGAAGTGCGGCTGCGCGGGGCGTATCTCATCACGTGCCGTGAAGCCGTCAAGGACGCCGCCGGCGAAATCGTCGAACTCCGCTGCACCTACGACCCTGCCACGCGCGGCGGCGATGCGCCGGATGGGCGCAAGGTGAAGGGCACGCTGCACTGGGTGTCGGCCGCGCACGCGGTGGACGCCGACGTGCGGCTCTACGACCGGCTGTTCACGCACGAAACGCCGGGCACTGGCGACGCGGACTTTCTCACGCAGATCAACCCCAGCGCGCGCGAAGTGCTGACCGGCTGCAAGCTCGAGCCGTCACTGGCCGAGCCTGCGGTGGGCGCGCGGTTCCAGTTCGAACGCCTCGGCTACTTCTGCGCCGATAAAGACACCACCGCCGCGCGTCCGGTGTTCAACCGCACCGTCACCCTCAAAGACACCTGGCGCGGCTAG
- a CDS encoding MFS transporter, which produces MPARSQQLLRRIVVLRPGEGVTAWLMFTYSFLVMTAYNIVKPITRSKAISALGADNLPYVLMGAAVIIGTLMHLYGRSTARLPRRLVAPVTQAGLAVLLIAFWVLFRTGAAWVSAAFFVFGLIFGLLLVSQFWTLANEIYDSRQARRLFGFIGGGASLGGITGAAVTTFAVSSLGSDYLALLSAVVLLLCAAIVVAIGRRQPAVDDTPLVTGEPEPERHDAWRLLLGSRHLQLIALVVGVAALGAVFVEQQLNMAVAESGATTDDITRYLGRVTMFLSMAGLVVQVGLTSRLHRTYGLAASLLLLPIVLGASTVVILATGAVWAAALARVLDTSLRYTVDRTTREVLFLPLPVELTQQAKPFVDVTVDRIAKGIGAVLLLGLIKPWGLGLAWQQLGYVNLIIVAAWIGLALAAHREYLSMFRRNLHTGAIQPAAVRFDIADSRTIALLVSELWSPKDASVVYAIDMLETVGRPDVLPASLFAHQSGSVRARALLALERSDSADTESMLPIVRRLMTDPEADVRAAAVRALAALQHTSERSSLRPHLADPSPVVAAAAAVELAESGVADDESAAEAALARIIADPDDAAGRRHAAAALARIHNPAFRILLVPLIHDPDESVAREAIKSAGARGSVDALLVPALVSRLGHRTLKQPAREALAASGEAVVGVLTHVMADPHEHVWVRRHVPATLQAIPCQPSVDALVAALDDPDSFLRFKSVVAIERLQRAHPELQVPPGVIEARLLREAAHYCDRLTLRQNLIERDTESAGTLLVRALDDKLTRSLDRIFRLLGLRYSATDIAAARYALERGNPRERAAALEYLDHVMTGLIRKRVMPIIDEAPVAERVRHANSMLKTRARDIPDTVAQLFHDNDPILAASAVHFAGERGLRAVLADDLDYLATHESTPAIVRQVATWTRSGSDLADSTVPMVELVNRLRRIPVFTFVSVDELFRIAARARLIRHAPGEEITRHGSPADNVVFLLTGSVRTQEPGNAEGVTTAPAVVALAEALVGRPVAATVTAIEETVGLTLNASALLTLLSDDSAAAQGLFRMLLGSRAALDRAYVSQWADSATEARVEPGGEAIALGLHLRRIPLFRSATAAQLKALVAAAREVPLTPGTVLWDEGREPALYYLLSGEVRIEGGDGPPVLAGTGRTIGGAEALAGASAGRRAVVSHEGRALRLDRRELFEVLSDHSGLLHSVFASVL; this is translated from the coding sequence ATGCCCGCCCGCTCCCAGCAACTGCTCCGCCGAATCGTCGTCCTTCGCCCGGGCGAAGGGGTGACGGCGTGGCTGATGTTCACCTATTCGTTCCTGGTGATGACGGCCTACAACATCGTCAAGCCGATCACGCGGTCGAAGGCCATCAGTGCGCTGGGTGCCGACAACCTGCCGTATGTCCTGATGGGCGCCGCCGTCATCATCGGCACGCTGATGCACCTGTATGGCCGAAGCACCGCCAGGCTGCCGCGACGCCTGGTGGCTCCCGTGACGCAGGCCGGGCTGGCCGTGTTGCTCATCGCGTTCTGGGTGTTGTTCCGCACCGGAGCGGCGTGGGTCTCTGCCGCGTTTTTTGTGTTTGGCCTGATCTTCGGCCTGCTCCTGGTGAGCCAGTTCTGGACCCTGGCCAATGAGATCTACGACTCGCGGCAGGCCCGGCGGCTCTTCGGGTTCATCGGCGGCGGCGCAAGCCTGGGTGGCATCACCGGGGCGGCCGTCACGACATTCGCGGTCAGCTCGCTTGGCTCCGACTACCTGGCGCTGCTCAGCGCCGTTGTGCTGCTGCTGTGCGCCGCCATCGTGGTGGCGATTGGCCGGCGGCAGCCGGCCGTGGACGACACGCCACTCGTGACCGGCGAACCTGAGCCGGAAAGGCACGACGCGTGGCGGTTGCTGCTGGGATCGCGCCACCTGCAACTCATCGCGCTCGTCGTGGGCGTCGCCGCGCTCGGCGCGGTCTTCGTCGAACAGCAGCTCAACATGGCGGTGGCTGAAAGCGGGGCCACGACCGACGACATTACCCGCTACCTGGGCCGGGTCACGATGTTCCTGTCGATGGCCGGACTGGTGGTGCAGGTCGGACTGACGAGCCGGTTGCACCGGACGTATGGTTTGGCTGCTTCTTTGCTTTTGCTGCCGATCGTCCTGGGCGCCAGCACCGTGGTCATCCTGGCAACAGGGGCCGTGTGGGCGGCGGCTCTGGCGCGTGTGCTCGATACATCGTTGCGGTACACGGTGGACCGCACCACCCGCGAGGTGTTGTTCCTGCCACTTCCGGTGGAGCTCACCCAACAAGCCAAACCGTTCGTTGATGTCACGGTCGATCGCATTGCGAAAGGCATCGGCGCGGTGCTGCTGCTGGGGCTCATCAAGCCGTGGGGTCTCGGGCTGGCGTGGCAGCAACTGGGTTACGTCAACCTGATCATCGTGGCGGCGTGGATCGGCCTCGCACTGGCAGCGCACCGCGAGTACCTCAGCATGTTCCGGCGCAACCTCCACACGGGCGCCATCCAGCCTGCGGCTGTGAGGTTCGACATCGCCGACAGTCGCACCATCGCGTTGCTTGTCAGTGAATTGTGGTCGCCGAAAGACGCGTCAGTGGTGTACGCCATCGACATGCTCGAGACGGTGGGGCGCCCCGACGTGTTGCCCGCCTCGTTGTTCGCGCATCAGTCGGGCAGCGTCCGGGCACGTGCGCTCCTGGCACTCGAGCGGAGCGACTCCGCCGACACCGAGTCCATGCTGCCAATCGTGCGCCGGCTCATGACCGATCCCGAAGCCGATGTGCGCGCGGCTGCGGTACGGGCCCTGGCCGCGCTTCAGCATACGTCGGAGCGTTCATCGCTTCGTCCCCACCTGGCCGATCCGTCGCCGGTTGTGGCGGCAGCGGCCGCAGTGGAACTCGCCGAGTCGGGTGTCGCCGATGATGAGTCGGCGGCCGAGGCGGCGCTGGCGCGGATCATCGCGGACCCGGATGACGCCGCGGGCCGGCGCCATGCCGCCGCAGCCCTGGCGCGCATCCACAATCCGGCGTTCCGGATCCTGCTCGTTCCTCTCATTCATGATCCTGACGAATCGGTGGCGCGCGAGGCGATCAAGAGCGCGGGCGCGCGAGGCAGCGTGGACGCGTTGCTGGTGCCGGCGCTGGTGTCTCGACTCGGGCATCGCACGCTCAAGCAGCCCGCGCGTGAGGCACTGGCTGCGTCGGGGGAAGCGGTTGTCGGTGTGCTGACGCACGTGATGGCCGATCCGCACGAGCACGTGTGGGTCAGGCGTCATGTGCCGGCCACACTGCAGGCCATCCCCTGCCAGCCGTCGGTGGACGCGCTGGTGGCGGCGCTTGATGACCCCGACAGCTTTCTGCGGTTCAAGAGTGTGGTGGCGATCGAACGCCTGCAACGCGCGCACCCGGAACTGCAGGTGCCACCGGGTGTCATTGAGGCCCGGCTCCTTCGCGAGGCGGCGCACTATTGCGATCGGCTCACCCTGAGGCAGAACCTGATCGAGCGCGATACCGAAAGCGCCGGCACCCTCTTGGTTCGCGCACTCGACGATAAACTCACGCGCAGCCTCGACCGCATCTTCCGGCTGCTCGGGCTGCGTTACTCGGCCACCGACATTGCCGCAGCCCGGTACGCCCTGGAGCGTGGCAACCCACGTGAACGGGCGGCCGCCCTTGAGTACCTGGACCACGTCATGACCGGACTCATTCGGAAGCGCGTGATGCCGATCATTGACGAGGCGCCGGTGGCCGAGCGGGTGCGCCACGCCAACAGCATGCTCAAGACCCGTGCGCGCGACATCCCCGATACGGTGGCGCAGCTGTTTCACGACAACGACCCCATCCTGGCGGCGTCAGCGGTGCATTTTGCCGGCGAGCGCGGTCTGCGCGCCGTACTGGCTGATGACCTCGACTATCTGGCCACGCACGAATCCACCCCGGCCATCGTGCGTCAGGTGGCCACGTGGACCCGCAGCGGATCTGACCTGGCCGATTCCACCGTGCCGATGGTCGAATTGGTCAACCGGTTGCGCCGGATCCCGGTGTTTACGTTCGTCTCTGTGGACGAGTTGTTCCGCATCGCCGCGCGCGCGCGGTTGATTCGCCATGCACCGGGCGAAGAAATCACCAGACATGGATCGCCTGCCGACAACGTGGTGTTCCTGCTGACCGGGTCCGTGCGCACACAAGAGCCAGGCAACGCCGAAGGCGTCACCACGGCACCGGCCGTCGTGGCACTGGCCGAGGCCCTCGTCGGACGACCAGTGGCCGCCACGGTCACGGCCATCGAGGAGACGGTGGGCCTGACGCTCAACGCCTCGGCGCTCCTGACCCTGCTGTCCGACGACAGCGCAGCGGCCCAGGGCCTGTTCCGCATGCTCCTGGGGTCTCGCGCGGCCCTTGACCGTGCGTACGTCAGCCAATGGGCAGACTCGGCGACTGAGGCTCGTGTGGAACCGGGCGGTGAGGCCATAGCCCTGGGGCTCCACTTGCGCCGGATCCCTCTATTCCGCAGCGCCACGGCCGCCCAACTCAAGGCCCTGGTGGCCGCCGCGCGAGAGGTGCCCCTCACTCCGGGGACCGTGTTGTGGGACGAAGGCCGGGAGCCTGCGCTCTATTACCTGCTCTCGGGCGAGGTCCGGATCGAGGGCGGCGACGGCCCCCCGGTGCTCGCCGGCACCGGCCGGACCATCGGCGGCGCCGAAGCGCTCGCGGGAGCCTCTGCCGGACGGCGAGCCGTGGTCTCCCACGAGGGGCGCGCCCTGCGTCTGGACCGGCGCGAGCTGTTCGAAGTGCTCTCGGACCACAGCGGCCTGCTCCACAGCGTCTTCGCCAGCGTGCTGTGA